One Pochonia chlamydosporia 170 chromosome Unknown PCv3seq00018, whole genome shotgun sequence DNA segment encodes these proteins:
- a CDS encoding MULE transposase domain-containing protein, with protein MPLVTVVTVSSEKTSMPICYGLLNNEQVATYEWFLQQLSRFQQAGNIAPPKVIITDKDDQLRAAARQIFPNAQLQLCVFHINSNVVLSIKKWWKKTDGSETDSDSDNADTADIQEMERGNVNVKDMKDSKLGPVPKREIGGEFNQAWRQLQETFEHQERILSYLKSTYLPLKKEWACCYTRHYRNFGLFTTAPAESNHHSLKTYNLSLRSDLPDVEEATASQTVDKRLLYKDKIQQANTTIRNQFSGREWLGQLPLSVTRWALDQLNEIHRPMESGQISKKPLLACTGSTKAQYGLPCAHMLLRLADQDKPLKREDLDPFWHIKRSREIDDPLLQVQRPPMGIPKGRPQNGEPFGNERAIPDHQLAPQGSTRSGVKRSARRNYSQFELGSTLDEEDAADLPDQQQPRRKRSKVSARVTTRVTRQQAKGHRGGSPIIQLNSIILQM; from the exons ATGCCTTTGGTTACTGTCGTAACTGTATCGTCGGAGAAGACGTCCATGCCAATTTGTTATGGCCTTCTTAATAACGAACAAGTTGCTACTTATGAgtggttcctccaacagctgtcgagattccaacaagcagGCAACATCGCGCCGCCAAAAGTTATTATCACGGATAAGGACGACCAGCtgcgtgctgcagcacggcaaatatttcctaatgcgcaacttcagctatgtgtcttccatatcaacagcaatgtggTCTTATCTATtaagaagtggtggaagaaaaccgATGGCTCTGAGACAGATAGCGATagtgacaatgcagatacTGCTGACATTCAAGAGATGGAACGTGGGAATGTCAACGTTAAAGATATGAaggattccaaacttggccctGTTCCCAAACGA GAGATCGGAGGAGAGTTCaatcaagcatggcggcaacttcaagagacCTTTGAACACCAGGAGCGCATTCTGAGTTATCTCAAGAGCACATATTTacctttgaagaaagaatgggcatGCTGCTATACTCGCCATTATCGGAACTTCGGTTTGTTTACGACAGCACCGGCCGAGTCAAACCATCATTCTCTGAAGACCTACAACCTATCCCTTCGGTCCGACCTCCctgatgtcgaagaggccACAGCTAGTCAGACAGTGGATAAACGTCTGCTatataaagacaaaatacaacaagcaaacaccaccattcggAACCAGTTCtcaggaagagagtggcttggccagctgccttTAAGTGTCACTCGTTGGGCACTAGACCAACTCAACGAGATCCACAGGCCTATGGAATCAGGccagatctccaagaagcctttACTAGCGTGTACAGGCTCTACTAAGGCTCAAtacggcttgccttgtgctcacaTGCTCCTCAGGTTAGCTGATCAAGATAAGCCACTGAAgagggaagacttggatccattttggcacatcaaacgatctcgagaaattgacgatcctcttcttcaggtACAGCGTCCTCCGATGGGAATACCCAAGGGACGACCacaaaatggcgaaccatttggcaacgaacgTGCGATTCccgatcatcaacttgcgcctCAAGGGTCAACACGAAGTGGCGTTAAGAGGTCAGCACGTCGGAActactctcaattcgagctaGGGTcaactcttgacgaggaagacgcagccgacctaccagaccaacaacagcctcggcgaaaACGGAGTAAAGTTTCTGCTAGAGTCACAACTCGAGTtactcgtcaacaggcaaagggACACAGGGGCGGGTCCCCAATAATCCAGctaaacagcatcattctccaGATGTAG